The Neodiprion virginianus isolate iyNeoVirg1 chromosome 5, iyNeoVirg1.1, whole genome shotgun sequence genome contains a region encoding:
- the LOC124305108 gene encoding latrophilin Cirl isoform X1, with product MECRWARRKGLFAGCILFLLLLQLLVGSRTVDARNSERYDAAYECEGKTLTIECGEGELIHLIRANYGRYSITICNEHGNTDWSVNCMSTKSFRVLFDKCDQKRNCSIVASTSQFGDPCPNTLKYLEAHYQCMSAATTTTTSRPSPPWLITSQPSVWSTAKPTVRPFSRNTAPVQPPPPPTPQTPAVIPTTLPSPTTTPSKAIIGDGYNDEDTSSPGNGLGAPVPPLMSETTQVSPTTLSPWRTSRRTTVPSTLWPESSSNGQWSDYTKRLCKPVKARNLFWNTTRAGDVAVQTCPGGATGIARWKCVDQGDTAVWYRGTPDLSECRSVWLTALENRVEDGDVILSVSSELSQVTNNSRVLYGGDMMITTKIIRNMAEKMKDNLKTYSDLRQQEVAVRELLQGVIITGSNLLDKTQLPSWKDLSHQEQMRVATSLLNGLEENAFLLADAYEQENTIVQKGENILVSIRILEARNIEKNLEVFPSQKVLREWPVSNDHVELTKGALLDNSDNGIIRLVFMAFDRLEEILQPQAETSSIVGHDDSQFRPKNTTRILNTKVISASLGKGKHIQLSEPVKLYFKHLTVENVTNPSCVFWDYTINAWSEEGCHVHLTNSTHTVCECNHLTNFAVLMDVHAIKLDTAHQVALQIITYIGCIISVICLVLAILTFQLFRGLKSDRTIIHKNLCICLLIAEVLFVCGIGQTDQRIVCGVVAGLLHFFFLCAFAWMFLEGFQLYVMLIEVFEAEKSRLRWYYLVAYGAPLLVVAISCIIDPLSYGTDRYCWLRADNYFIFSFVGPVILVILANLVFLSMAIYVMCRHSNTAISMKSKEHSRLASASGKEENALPNKLQAHLAWLRGAIVLVFLLGLTWTFGLLYLNQESVVMAYIFTVLNSLQGLFIFVFHCVQNEKVRKEYRKFIRRHSWLPKCLRCSKTVSGSSAGSSGTSGGVAGTNGGKEFASHNTSSNPSAPTTDSSGLSPHAAASYLVSGRGWVTTDRQQSAVLPPAACTTNSQREPPSSEAHIVATLPHARNNFPSALNIPKSATATWGPLNKNLMWKNISFKSCSRDSGHGGSEQEDSPRTHSTMTLSHGRTRDRRMVGDLGEATTRSGRRAASPYNHTYTEIRDGRGGHHQVHGHHGQHVHLPRGMVAGEDDPVYEEIERGGGEIQVSDMSDEDGRRQSDMSRQSSRSYGDHRPLIPYSPANDRNLVHYGQTIDNRGAPQHSVGNPAEYSPGQERNAANNCWEKLRRYQARYELGELSRLPGNYGLPPLQQDHSRTVAVLNGHTVVCHLQPQTDMYTGRNMPPPSYSEC from the exons agAGGTACGATGCCGCCTACGAGTGCGAGGGAAAAACCCTGACGATCGAGTGCGGCGAGGGTGAACTTATTCACCTTATAAGAGCCAACTACGGCCGGTATTCGATAACGATATGCAACGAGCACGGGAACACGGACTGGAGTGTCAACTGCATGTCGACTAAGTCGTTCAGAGTGCTCTTCGACAA GTGTGATCAAAAACGGAATTGCAGTATCGTTGCTTCGACTTCGCAATTCGGCGATCCTTGTCCAAATACGCTTAAGTATTTGGAAGCACACTATCAGTGCATGTCTG CCGCAACAACCACCACCACTTCACGACCCAGTCCTCCGTGGCTCATAACTTCGCAGCCGAGTGTCTGGAGCACCGCTAAACCGACCGTCAGGCCATTTTCCAGAAATACTGCACCGGTTCAGCCCCCACCGCCTCCGACACCACAGACGCCAGCCGTCATCCCTACCACTTTACCGAG TCCCACGACGACTCCGTCCAAGGCAATTATCGGTGACGGTTACAACGACGAGGACACATCATCGCCTGGTAATGGTCTGGGTGCACCAGTTCCTCCATTGATGTCTGAAACGACCCAAGTCTCGCCAACGACATTGTCCCCGTGGCGAACGAGTCGTCGAACAACCG TTCCGAGCACCCTCTGGCCGGAGTCCAGCTCAAACGGACAGTGGTCAGACTACACGAAACGCCTTTGCAAGCCGGTAAAGGCGAGAAATCTGTTCTGGAACACGACGCGGGCGGGTGACGTAGCCGTACAAACCTGCCCTGGTGGAGCGACGGGAATCGCAAGATGGAAGTGCGTCGATCAGGGTGACACGGCCGTTTGGTATCGGGGCACTCCCGATCTCAGCGAGTGTCGATCCGTCTGGCTGACGGCGTTGGAGAACCGCGTGGAGGACGGTGACGTTATTCTAAGCGTAAGCAGCGAGCTGTCTCAAGTGACGAATAACAGCCGGGTTCTGTACGGCGGGGACATGATGATCACTACGAAGATCATCAGGAACATGGCCGAGAAGATGAAGGACAACCTGAAGACCTACTCCGACCTCAGACAGCAAGAGGTTGCCGTGAGGGAACTACTTCAGGGCGTTATCATAACAGGTAGCAACTTGTTGGACAAGACCCAGCTTCCTTCGTGGAAGGATTTGAGCCATCAGGAGCAAATGAGAGTTGCCACATCGCTGCTCAACGGGCTTGAAGAGAACGCTTTTCTTCTGGCGGATGCCTACGAGCAGGAGAACACGATCGTTCAAAAAGGAGAAAACATAC TCGTGTCGATCAGGATTCTCGAGGCTCGCAATATAGAGAAAAACCTCGAAGTATTTCCGAGCCAAAAGGTGCTCAGAGAGTGGCCCGTCTCCAACGATCACGTAGAGCTTACGAAAGGGGCGCTTCTGGACAACAGTGACAACGGTATCATCCGTTTGGTCTTCATGGCCTTTGACAGGCTCGAAGAAATACTTCAGCCCCAGGCGGAGACCTCGTCTATAGTCGGACACGACGACTCTCAGTTCAGGCCGAAGAACACAACCAGAATACTGAACACCAAGGTGATATCGGCGTCTTTGGGCAAAGGGAAGCACATCCAGTTGTCGGAACCCGTTAAATTATACTTCAAGCATCTGACCGTTGAAAACGTGACTAATCCAAGCTGCGTCTTTTGGGATTACACGATAAA TGCATGGTCCGAGGAAGGATGTCACGTTCACCTCACCAACAGCACCCACACCGTATGCGAGTGCAATCACCTAACAAATTTCGCTGTACTGATGGACGTCCACGCAATTAAATTGGACACGGCGCATCAAGTCGCTCTTCAAATCATTACGTACATCGGGTGCATAATTTCTGTAATTTGCCTCGTCCTCGCCATACTTACGTTCCAACTTTTCCGCGGACTCAAG TCCGATCGAACGATCATACATAAGAACCTCTGTATCTGCCTGCTGATAGCTGAGGTTCTTTTCGTTTGTGGTATCGGTCAAACTGATCAGAGAATCGTTTGTGGCGTCGTCGCTGGATTGCTTCACTTCTTTTTCCTCTGCGCGTTCGCGTGGATGTTCCTCGAAG GGTTTCAACTTTACGTCATGCTGATCGAAGTGTTCGAGGCGGAGAAATCCAGACTTCGATGGTACTACTTGGTCGCTTATGGCGCTCCGTTACTCGTAGTAGCAATTTCCTGCATCATCGACCCTCTGAGCTATGGAACTGATCGTTACTGCTGGTTGAGAGCCGACAACTATTTCATCTTCAGTTTTGTGGGGCCCGTGATACTCGTTATTCTG gCGAATCTCGTCTTTCTATCCATGGCAATATACGTGATGTGTCGTCACTCAAACACCGCCATATCCATGAAGAGCAAGGAGCACTCAAGATTAGCTAGCGCAAG TGGAAAGGAAGAGAATGCTCTTCCCAACAAATTGCAAGCGCACTT gGCCTGGCTGCGAGGAGCAATCGTTCTAGTCTTTCTCCTGGGACTGACGTGGACCTTTGGATTGTTGTACTTGAATCAAGAATCGGTAGTGATGGCTTACATATTCACAGTACTGAACAGTCTCCAAGGATTGTTCATCTTCGTGTTCCACTGTGTGCAAAACGAGAAG GTGCGGAAAGAATACCGTAAGTTTATCAGGCGCCATTCATGGCTGCCAAAGTGTCTCCGATGTTCGAAGACCGTCTCGGGCAGCTCAGCCGGCTCTTCGGGGACAAGCGGAGGCGTCGCCGGGACGAATGGCGGCAAGGAATTCGCCTCCCACAACACGTCGTCAAATCCGTCGGCACCGACGACGGACAGCTCGGGATTGTCTCCTCACGCAGCAGCTAGC TACTTGGTGTCCGGGCGCGGTTGGGTTACGACTGACAGACAACAATCGGCGGTGCTGCCCCCAGCCGCCTGCACAACCAATTCTCAACGCGAACCTCCTTCGTCGGAAGCTCATATCGTAGCAACGCTGCCTCACGCCCGAAACAACTTTCCCTCAGCTCTTAATATCCCTAAATCTGCGACCGCCACTTGGGGACCTCTTAACAAAAACCTCATGTGGAAG AACATTTCTTTTAAATCGTGTTCCCGGGATTCCGGTCACGGAGGATCGGAGCAAGAAGACTCGCCGCGTACTCACAGCACGATGACCTTGTCGCACGGAAGGACCCGTGATCGAAGAATGGTCGGCGACCTTGGCGAGGCGACGACGCGATCAGGGCGACGGGCGGCGTCTCCTTACAACCACACGTACACGGAGATAAGGGACGGACGGGGAGGGCATCACCAGGTCCACGGACATCACGGTCAGCACGTCCACCTCCCACGGGGAATGGTGGCCGGCGAGGACGACCCGGTATACGAGGAGATAGAACGAGGAGGTGGTGAAATCCAGGTATCCGACATGTCGGACGAGGACGGGAGGCGGCAGAGCGACATGAGCAGACAGTCATCGCGGAGCTACGGCGATCATCGTCCGCTGATTCCTTACTCGCCGGCGAACGACAGGAACCTCGTTCACTACGGCCAGACGATAGACAACAGAGGCGCCCCCCAGCACTCCGTCGGTAATCCAGCCGAGTACAGTCCCGGGCAAGAGCGTAACGCGGCGAACAACTGCTGGGAGAAACTCAGACGGTATCAGGCCAGGTACGAGCTTGGCGAGTTGTCAAGACTACCGGGAAATTACGGACTCCCGCCTCTCCAGCAGGACCACAGTAGAACGGTTGCGGTTTTGAACGGACACACCGTAGTTTGTCACCTTCAGCCACAGACCGACATGTATACCGGTCGCAACATGCCCCCACCTTCCTACAGCGAGTGTTGA
- the LOC124305108 gene encoding latrophilin Cirl isoform X2: protein MECRWARRKGLFAGCILFLLLLQLLVGSRTVDARNSERYDAAYECEGKTLTIECGEGELIHLIRANYGRYSITICNEHGNTDWSVNCMSTKSFRVLFDKCDGRRSCTVDVNSNVFEDPCPGTTKYIEAQYSCIAATTTTTSRPSPPWLITSQPSVWSTAKPTVRPFSRNTAPVQPPPPPTPQTPAVIPTTLPSPTTTPSKAIIGDGYNDEDTSSPGNGLGAPVPPLMSETTQVSPTTLSPWRTSRRTTVPSTLWPESSSNGQWSDYTKRLCKPVKARNLFWNTTRAGDVAVQTCPGGATGIARWKCVDQGDTAVWYRGTPDLSECRSVWLTALENRVEDGDVILSVSSELSQVTNNSRVLYGGDMMITTKIIRNMAEKMKDNLKTYSDLRQQEVAVRELLQGVIITGSNLLDKTQLPSWKDLSHQEQMRVATSLLNGLEENAFLLADAYEQENTIVQKGENILVSIRILEARNIEKNLEVFPSQKVLREWPVSNDHVELTKGALLDNSDNGIIRLVFMAFDRLEEILQPQAETSSIVGHDDSQFRPKNTTRILNTKVISASLGKGKHIQLSEPVKLYFKHLTVENVTNPSCVFWDYTINAWSEEGCHVHLTNSTHTVCECNHLTNFAVLMDVHAIKLDTAHQVALQIITYIGCIISVICLVLAILTFQLFRGLKSDRTIIHKNLCICLLIAEVLFVCGIGQTDQRIVCGVVAGLLHFFFLCAFAWMFLEGFQLYVMLIEVFEAEKSRLRWYYLVAYGAPLLVVAISCIIDPLSYGTDRYCWLRADNYFIFSFVGPVILVILANLVFLSMAIYVMCRHSNTAISMKSKEHSRLASASGKEENALPNKLQAHLAWLRGAIVLVFLLGLTWTFGLLYLNQESVVMAYIFTVLNSLQGLFIFVFHCVQNEKVRKEYRKFIRRHSWLPKCLRCSKTVSGSSAGSSGTSGGVAGTNGGKEFASHNTSSNPSAPTTDSSGLSPHAAASYLVSGRGWVTTDRQQSAVLPPAACTTNSQREPPSSEAHIVATLPHARNNFPSALNIPKSATATWGPLNKNLMWKNISFKSCSRDSGHGGSEQEDSPRTHSTMTLSHGRTRDRRMVGDLGEATTRSGRRAASPYNHTYTEIRDGRGGHHQVHGHHGQHVHLPRGMVAGEDDPVYEEIERGGGEIQVSDMSDEDGRRQSDMSRQSSRSYGDHRPLIPYSPANDRNLVHYGQTIDNRGAPQHSVGNPAEYSPGQERNAANNCWEKLRRYQARYELGELSRLPGNYGLPPLQQDHSRTVAVLNGHTVVCHLQPQTDMYTGRNMPPPSYSEC, encoded by the exons agAGGTACGATGCCGCCTACGAGTGCGAGGGAAAAACCCTGACGATCGAGTGCGGCGAGGGTGAACTTATTCACCTTATAAGAGCCAACTACGGCCGGTATTCGATAACGATATGCAACGAGCACGGGAACACGGACTGGAGTGTCAACTGCATGTCGACTAAGTCGTTCAGAGTGCTCTTCGACAA GTGCGACGGAAGAAGGAGTTGTACGGTGGATGTGAACAGCAATGTGTTCGAAGACCCGTGTCCTGGCACTACGAAATACATAGAAGCACAGTACTCTTGTATAG CCGCAACAACCACCACCACTTCACGACCCAGTCCTCCGTGGCTCATAACTTCGCAGCCGAGTGTCTGGAGCACCGCTAAACCGACCGTCAGGCCATTTTCCAGAAATACTGCACCGGTTCAGCCCCCACCGCCTCCGACACCACAGACGCCAGCCGTCATCCCTACCACTTTACCGAG TCCCACGACGACTCCGTCCAAGGCAATTATCGGTGACGGTTACAACGACGAGGACACATCATCGCCTGGTAATGGTCTGGGTGCACCAGTTCCTCCATTGATGTCTGAAACGACCCAAGTCTCGCCAACGACATTGTCCCCGTGGCGAACGAGTCGTCGAACAACCG TTCCGAGCACCCTCTGGCCGGAGTCCAGCTCAAACGGACAGTGGTCAGACTACACGAAACGCCTTTGCAAGCCGGTAAAGGCGAGAAATCTGTTCTGGAACACGACGCGGGCGGGTGACGTAGCCGTACAAACCTGCCCTGGTGGAGCGACGGGAATCGCAAGATGGAAGTGCGTCGATCAGGGTGACACGGCCGTTTGGTATCGGGGCACTCCCGATCTCAGCGAGTGTCGATCCGTCTGGCTGACGGCGTTGGAGAACCGCGTGGAGGACGGTGACGTTATTCTAAGCGTAAGCAGCGAGCTGTCTCAAGTGACGAATAACAGCCGGGTTCTGTACGGCGGGGACATGATGATCACTACGAAGATCATCAGGAACATGGCCGAGAAGATGAAGGACAACCTGAAGACCTACTCCGACCTCAGACAGCAAGAGGTTGCCGTGAGGGAACTACTTCAGGGCGTTATCATAACAGGTAGCAACTTGTTGGACAAGACCCAGCTTCCTTCGTGGAAGGATTTGAGCCATCAGGAGCAAATGAGAGTTGCCACATCGCTGCTCAACGGGCTTGAAGAGAACGCTTTTCTTCTGGCGGATGCCTACGAGCAGGAGAACACGATCGTTCAAAAAGGAGAAAACATAC TCGTGTCGATCAGGATTCTCGAGGCTCGCAATATAGAGAAAAACCTCGAAGTATTTCCGAGCCAAAAGGTGCTCAGAGAGTGGCCCGTCTCCAACGATCACGTAGAGCTTACGAAAGGGGCGCTTCTGGACAACAGTGACAACGGTATCATCCGTTTGGTCTTCATGGCCTTTGACAGGCTCGAAGAAATACTTCAGCCCCAGGCGGAGACCTCGTCTATAGTCGGACACGACGACTCTCAGTTCAGGCCGAAGAACACAACCAGAATACTGAACACCAAGGTGATATCGGCGTCTTTGGGCAAAGGGAAGCACATCCAGTTGTCGGAACCCGTTAAATTATACTTCAAGCATCTGACCGTTGAAAACGTGACTAATCCAAGCTGCGTCTTTTGGGATTACACGATAAA TGCATGGTCCGAGGAAGGATGTCACGTTCACCTCACCAACAGCACCCACACCGTATGCGAGTGCAATCACCTAACAAATTTCGCTGTACTGATGGACGTCCACGCAATTAAATTGGACACGGCGCATCAAGTCGCTCTTCAAATCATTACGTACATCGGGTGCATAATTTCTGTAATTTGCCTCGTCCTCGCCATACTTACGTTCCAACTTTTCCGCGGACTCAAG TCCGATCGAACGATCATACATAAGAACCTCTGTATCTGCCTGCTGATAGCTGAGGTTCTTTTCGTTTGTGGTATCGGTCAAACTGATCAGAGAATCGTTTGTGGCGTCGTCGCTGGATTGCTTCACTTCTTTTTCCTCTGCGCGTTCGCGTGGATGTTCCTCGAAG GGTTTCAACTTTACGTCATGCTGATCGAAGTGTTCGAGGCGGAGAAATCCAGACTTCGATGGTACTACTTGGTCGCTTATGGCGCTCCGTTACTCGTAGTAGCAATTTCCTGCATCATCGACCCTCTGAGCTATGGAACTGATCGTTACTGCTGGTTGAGAGCCGACAACTATTTCATCTTCAGTTTTGTGGGGCCCGTGATACTCGTTATTCTG gCGAATCTCGTCTTTCTATCCATGGCAATATACGTGATGTGTCGTCACTCAAACACCGCCATATCCATGAAGAGCAAGGAGCACTCAAGATTAGCTAGCGCAAG TGGAAAGGAAGAGAATGCTCTTCCCAACAAATTGCAAGCGCACTT gGCCTGGCTGCGAGGAGCAATCGTTCTAGTCTTTCTCCTGGGACTGACGTGGACCTTTGGATTGTTGTACTTGAATCAAGAATCGGTAGTGATGGCTTACATATTCACAGTACTGAACAGTCTCCAAGGATTGTTCATCTTCGTGTTCCACTGTGTGCAAAACGAGAAG GTGCGGAAAGAATACCGTAAGTTTATCAGGCGCCATTCATGGCTGCCAAAGTGTCTCCGATGTTCGAAGACCGTCTCGGGCAGCTCAGCCGGCTCTTCGGGGACAAGCGGAGGCGTCGCCGGGACGAATGGCGGCAAGGAATTCGCCTCCCACAACACGTCGTCAAATCCGTCGGCACCGACGACGGACAGCTCGGGATTGTCTCCTCACGCAGCAGCTAGC TACTTGGTGTCCGGGCGCGGTTGGGTTACGACTGACAGACAACAATCGGCGGTGCTGCCCCCAGCCGCCTGCACAACCAATTCTCAACGCGAACCTCCTTCGTCGGAAGCTCATATCGTAGCAACGCTGCCTCACGCCCGAAACAACTTTCCCTCAGCTCTTAATATCCCTAAATCTGCGACCGCCACTTGGGGACCTCTTAACAAAAACCTCATGTGGAAG AACATTTCTTTTAAATCGTGTTCCCGGGATTCCGGTCACGGAGGATCGGAGCAAGAAGACTCGCCGCGTACTCACAGCACGATGACCTTGTCGCACGGAAGGACCCGTGATCGAAGAATGGTCGGCGACCTTGGCGAGGCGACGACGCGATCAGGGCGACGGGCGGCGTCTCCTTACAACCACACGTACACGGAGATAAGGGACGGACGGGGAGGGCATCACCAGGTCCACGGACATCACGGTCAGCACGTCCACCTCCCACGGGGAATGGTGGCCGGCGAGGACGACCCGGTATACGAGGAGATAGAACGAGGAGGTGGTGAAATCCAGGTATCCGACATGTCGGACGAGGACGGGAGGCGGCAGAGCGACATGAGCAGACAGTCATCGCGGAGCTACGGCGATCATCGTCCGCTGATTCCTTACTCGCCGGCGAACGACAGGAACCTCGTTCACTACGGCCAGACGATAGACAACAGAGGCGCCCCCCAGCACTCCGTCGGTAATCCAGCCGAGTACAGTCCCGGGCAAGAGCGTAACGCGGCGAACAACTGCTGGGAGAAACTCAGACGGTATCAGGCCAGGTACGAGCTTGGCGAGTTGTCAAGACTACCGGGAAATTACGGACTCCCGCCTCTCCAGCAGGACCACAGTAGAACGGTTGCGGTTTTGAACGGACACACCGTAGTTTGTCACCTTCAGCCACAGACCGACATGTATACCGGTCGCAACATGCCCCCACCTTCCTACAGCGAGTGTTGA